A window of Paenibacillus polygoni contains these coding sequences:
- the rlmN gene encoding 23S rRNA (adenine(2503)-C(2))-methyltransferase RlmN — MKKPSIYGLTQEHMGAWLEERGHKKSRASHVWEWLYRRRVKDFAEMTEVNKSCVQLLSEHFVIETLTEHTRQESADGTIKFLFRLADGNLIETVLMRHKFGLSVCVTTQVGCNIGCSFCASGLLKKSRDLSAGEIVEQIMKVQFHLDQAGKGERVSHIVVMGIGEPFDNYDNISDFIRVVKDHKGLAIGARHITVSTSGLADKIKEFADSDLNVNLAVSLHAPNNELRTRIMKINKAIPIEKLMEAIEYYWDTTNRRITIEYILLQGVNDKPEHALELAELLKKRRNLAIVNLIPYNPVDEHSQYQRSEKDSITAFYDVLKKQNISVSVRLEHGADIDAACGQLRSKQIRKDQGGSLEKVSS, encoded by the coding sequence ATGAAGAAACCATCCATTTATGGATTAACTCAGGAACATATGGGAGCTTGGCTGGAAGAACGCGGCCATAAGAAATCTCGGGCATCCCACGTATGGGAGTGGCTGTACCGAAGACGAGTGAAAGATTTTGCGGAGATGACGGAAGTGAACAAGAGCTGTGTTCAGCTGTTATCTGAGCATTTTGTAATAGAGACATTAACGGAGCATACAAGGCAGGAATCGGCAGACGGAACGATTAAATTCCTTTTTCGTCTGGCAGACGGCAATCTCATTGAGACAGTGCTGATGCGTCATAAATTTGGACTTTCTGTTTGTGTAACAACGCAGGTAGGCTGTAATATCGGCTGCAGCTTCTGTGCGAGTGGTCTGCTTAAGAAAAGCCGTGACCTCTCTGCCGGAGAGATTGTAGAGCAGATTATGAAAGTTCAGTTCCATCTGGACCAAGCGGGTAAAGGTGAGCGGGTGAGTCATATCGTGGTGATGGGTATCGGTGAACCATTTGATAACTATGACAATATATCTGATTTTATCCGTGTGGTGAAGGATCATAAGGGACTGGCTATCGGAGCAAGACATATTACGGTATCGACTAGCGGACTAGCGGATAAAATTAAAGAATTCGCTGACTCGGACCTGAACGTGAATCTTGCTGTGTCACTGCATGCACCGAATAATGAGCTTCGTACCCGGATTATGAAGATTAATAAAGCGATTCCGATTGAGAAACTGATGGAAGCTATCGAATATTATTGGGATACTACAAATCGGCGGATTACGATTGAATATATCCTCCTGCAAGGGGTGAATGATAAGCCGGAGCATGCACTTGAGCTTGCAGAACTGCTGAAAAAACGACGGAATTTAGCGATTGTCAACCTGATTCCATATAATCCGGTAGACGAGCATAGTCAGTATCAGCGGAGTGAGAAAGACTCCATTACTGCCTTCTATGATGTGCTGAAGAAGCAGAACATTAGCGTTAGTGTGAGACTTGAACATGGTGCAGATATCGATGCAGCTTGCGGCCAGCTTCGGAGTAAGCAAATTCGTAAAGATCAAGGCGGCAGTTTAGAGAAAGTATCATCTTAA
- a CDS encoding peptide MFS transporter, translated as MADITKKEIVDSVPQKGFFGHPKGLFTLFFTEFWERFSYYGMRAILVYYMYYEVSQGGLGLDQSLALSIMSIYGSLVYMSGIIGGWLADRVFGTSKAVFYGGVLIMLGHIALAIPGSVSLFFASMVLIVLGTGLLKPNVSSVVGDIYSPEDNRRDAGFSIFYMGINLGGFLAPLVVGSVAMDNGSNNFHLGFSLAAIGMLIGLIVFVVSKKKNLGLAGTVVNNPLAPHEKKKIFTTVAVGFVVIAILVLIGIQTGTLTFPLFVNIIAFLGILIPVSYFIVMFRSPKTTAVERSNLVAYIPLFIAAVMFWAIQEQGSTILASYADTRTQLEIFGFSIKPAFFQSLNPLFVILLAPVFAGLWVKLGGRQPSVPRKFAFGLLFAGLSFLVILLPSYFGGENSLVSPLWLVLSYFIVVLGELCLSPVGLSATTKLAPAAFSAQTMSLWFLTNAAAQAINALIAPLYSEETEMVYFGVIGGASIVLGIILFIIAPKIQSYMKGIK; from the coding sequence ATGGCAGACATCACGAAAAAAGAAATTGTAGACAGTGTCCCCCAGAAAGGATTTTTTGGACACCCTAAAGGATTGTTCACCCTCTTCTTTACTGAGTTCTGGGAACGTTTCTCGTACTACGGAATGCGAGCAATCCTCGTTTACTATATGTATTACGAAGTTTCACAAGGCGGTCTTGGTCTTGATCAGTCGCTCGCTCTATCGATCATGTCAATCTACGGTTCCCTTGTCTACATGTCAGGGATCATCGGCGGTTGGTTAGCAGACCGTGTCTTCGGAACATCAAAAGCCGTATTCTATGGCGGTGTTCTCATCATGCTCGGACACATCGCACTTGCTATTCCCGGCAGTGTTTCTTTATTCTTTGCTTCCATGGTTCTCATTGTCCTTGGGACAGGCTTACTTAAACCGAACGTATCCAGCGTAGTCGGGGATATTTACAGCCCTGAAGATAACCGCCGTGATGCTGGTTTCAGTATTTTCTACATGGGAATTAACCTTGGCGGATTCTTGGCACCGCTTGTAGTAGGATCGGTTGCAATGGATAACGGATCAAACAACTTCCATCTTGGCTTTAGCTTAGCAGCTATTGGTATGTTGATCGGTTTGATTGTTTTCGTTGTTTCGAAGAAGAAAAATCTTGGACTTGCTGGTACGGTTGTAAATAACCCGCTTGCTCCACATGAGAAGAAAAAGATCTTTACTACAGTAGCAGTAGGTTTTGTAGTCATTGCTATTCTTGTTCTTATTGGTATTCAAACTGGAACCCTTACATTCCCGTTATTTGTAAATATTATCGCATTCCTCGGAATACTGATTCCGGTTAGTTACTTTATTGTTATGTTCCGCAGTCCAAAAACAACTGCTGTGGAGCGCTCGAATCTAGTTGCTTACATTCCATTGTTCATAGCAGCTGTTATGTTCTGGGCAATTCAAGAGCAAGGTTCCACGATTCTTGCCAGCTATGCAGATACGAGAACACAACTGGAAATCTTCGGGTTTAGTATTAAGCCGGCTTTCTTCCAGTCTCTAAATCCACTATTCGTTATCTTGCTTGCACCTGTTTTTGCTGGACTCTGGGTGAAACTTGGCGGTCGTCAGCCGTCTGTTCCTAGAAAGTTTGCCTTTGGTCTGCTGTTTGCAGGTCTATCTTTCTTGGTTATTCTTCTACCTTCTTACTTCGGAGGAGAAAACAGCCTGGTAAGCCCGCTGTGGCTGGTACTGAGTTACTTCATTGTCGTGCTTGGTGAGCTTTGCTTGTCGCCGGTTGGTCTTTCTGCAACTACAAAACTTGCACCTGCAGCGTTCTCTGCACAAACAATGAGTCTCTGGTTCCTGACGAATGCAGCAGCACAAGCGATTAACGCGCTTATCGCACCTCTGTATTCAGAAGAAACAGAAATGGTTTACTTCGGAGTGATCGGCGGAGCGTCCATCGTCCTCGGTATTATCCTGTTTATCATTGCACCTAAAATTCAATCCTACATGAAGGGGATTAAATAA
- a CDS encoding FecCD family ABC transporter permease, translating to MKKSLAEQMQQSTEKRRKRQWAVMITFAVLMIAFIFLSMNTGFSKLAPAEVLNTLFGKGTSRQNLILFEFRLPRIVISMLVGAGLAVSGCILQGVSRNALADPGILGITSGSGLIVVLYLSFYSSTAKAPTLLLPFLALAGGLMVAAIIYVLSYSKKDGLNPNRMVLTGIAVTAAVNGLMIVLMLRLNPNKYDMVASWLAGSIWGSTWKQVLTLLPWVLLLIVFAFLKSRKLDALSLDENIASSLGVNLNRERLYLLLIAVGLAAACVAFTGGIGFVGLIAPHLARRLVGPGHRMLLPASALGGALLLLMADTLGRLVFPATEIHAGIMVAIIGAPYFLYLLSKSKM from the coding sequence ATGAAAAAATCACTTGCTGAACAAATGCAGCAAAGTACAGAGAAACGTCGTAAACGCCAGTGGGCAGTCATGATTACTTTTGCTGTCCTCATGATTGCTTTCATCTTCCTTAGTATGAACACTGGTTTTTCGAAGCTGGCCCCTGCAGAAGTACTAAATACACTCTTTGGCAAAGGTACCTCTCGGCAAAACCTTATTTTGTTCGAATTTCGACTGCCTCGCATTGTAATATCCATGCTCGTAGGTGCTGGGCTTGCTGTATCAGGCTGCATTCTGCAAGGGGTATCGAGAAATGCGCTTGCGGACCCGGGTATCCTGGGAATCACTTCAGGTTCGGGGCTCATCGTTGTGCTCTACCTGTCTTTCTACAGCAGCACGGCGAAAGCCCCTACGCTGCTACTGCCTTTTCTCGCCCTAGCTGGCGGTCTAATGGTTGCAGCTATTATTTATGTACTCTCTTACAGCAAAAAGGATGGGCTGAATCCCAATCGAATGGTGCTGACGGGAATTGCAGTTACTGCAGCTGTGAATGGCCTAATGATTGTCCTTATGCTCAGACTTAATCCGAATAAGTACGATATGGTAGCCAGCTGGCTTGCCGGAAGCATATGGGGATCGACCTGGAAGCAGGTACTTACTCTCCTGCCTTGGGTGTTGCTGCTTATCGTCTTCGCCTTTTTGAAGTCGCGAAAGCTTGATGCTCTATCACTGGATGAGAACATTGCCTCCTCGCTTGGAGTAAATCTCAATCGTGAACGGCTATATTTGCTGCTCATTGCGGTAGGATTAGCTGCTGCCTGTGTTGCCTTTACGGGCGGAATTGGATTCGTTGGTCTGATTGCTCCCCATCTTGCACGCCGTCTTGTGGGTCCAGGGCACCGAATGTTGCTGCCTGCATCCGCACTCGGCGGCGCCCTGCTGCTGCTCATGGCAGATACGCTTGGCCGATTGGTATTTCCTGCTACGGAAATACATGCCGGAATTATGGTGGCTATTATCGGTGCTCCCTACTTCCTTTATTTGTTGTCCAAGTCAAAAATGTAA
- a CDS encoding ArsR/SmtB family transcription factor, with amino-acid sequence MQLEIDKSSLVVYEALASEVRIRIIQLLSKNKMNIKDLAEELQISSPIVTKHIKKLEDAGIIKTEKVPGKSGLQKISTLRVDHIEINFPKKIFHSFASYETSVPIGHYNDFDLKPTCGLATDKEFIGRVDEPKYFMDSKRVDAEILWFTQGFVQYNIANFLKKEEELQQFEISLEIASEFPFSNDVWPSDITFSLNGLELGTWTSPGDFGDARGKFTPKWWPHNINQYGLLKTIRITSHGTYIDGDPISTVSVKDLDTTCSRWTFRIEVKEDAKHIGGATLFGKKFGNHDQDIVFKLYYL; translated from the coding sequence ATGCAGCTGGAAATCGATAAGTCCTCGCTCGTTGTTTACGAAGCCTTGGCAAGTGAAGTGCGAATTAGAATCATTCAGTTACTTTCAAAGAATAAAATGAACATCAAAGATCTAGCAGAAGAGCTGCAAATTAGCAGTCCGATTGTTACTAAACATATCAAGAAGCTGGAGGATGCCGGGATTATTAAGACAGAAAAGGTCCCCGGAAAGTCTGGTCTTCAAAAAATCTCCACTCTTAGAGTCGATCACATTGAAATTAATTTTCCCAAAAAGATCTTTCATTCTTTTGCCTCTTATGAGACCTCTGTTCCGATCGGTCACTATAACGATTTCGATCTGAAACCAACCTGTGGTCTTGCTACGGATAAAGAGTTTATAGGAAGAGTGGATGAACCAAAGTATTTCATGGATTCAAAGCGGGTAGATGCGGAGATATTATGGTTTACTCAGGGGTTTGTTCAGTACAATATCGCTAATTTTCTAAAAAAAGAAGAAGAACTTCAACAATTCGAAATCAGCTTAGAGATTGCCTCCGAATTCCCTTTCTCCAACGATGTATGGCCTTCTGACATCACTTTCTCTCTCAATGGATTAGAGCTCGGAACATGGACAAGTCCAGGGGATTTTGGAGATGCAAGAGGGAAATTCACACCGAAGTGGTGGCCGCATAATATTAACCAGTATGGTTTGTTAAAAACCATTCGTATTACAAGCCATGGCACCTATATTGACGGGGATCCGATCTCAACGGTTTCGGTGAAAGATTTAGATACCACCTGCAGTCGTTGGACCTTCCGTATTGAAGTAAAAGAAGATGCGAAGCATATTGGCGGAGCAACTCTATTTGGCAAGAAATTTGGGAATCATGATCAAGATATCGTATTTAAACTATATTATCTATAA
- a CDS encoding carbohydrate ABC transporter permease → MKKKINWAPAFFVGPHIILFAIFILLPTIYGIYASFTKWNLMNEPVWVGLDNYKTILFNQDSTFHTQFFNGMKNTFIFVGISVPLLIIIPLMIAVALEHKQVKMKNLIQSIIYIPGLISISAAALIWLLIFNKQLGITGNLFGSDVAWPATQPYAWIIIFVITVWGGVGGNMIIYRASISGVSQDLYESAELDGAGPVRRFASITLPSIRFPLIYTFVMTTGGAFNVFGQPLMMTDGGPRQSTHVLMMYIRQLAFGNGESIAGMASAMAVLLGLVILVISALQYYVMNRNAA, encoded by the coding sequence ATGAAAAAGAAAATTAACTGGGCTCCCGCTTTCTTTGTAGGCCCTCATATTATATTATTCGCTATCTTTATACTGCTTCCAACGATCTATGGTATTTATGCATCATTCACAAAATGGAACTTAATGAATGAACCAGTTTGGGTAGGTTTAGATAACTATAAAACGATTCTGTTTAACCAAGATTCTACGTTTCATACTCAGTTTTTTAATGGGATGAAAAACACCTTTATTTTTGTGGGCATCAGTGTCCCTCTTCTCATCATCATTCCTTTGATGATCGCGGTTGCCTTAGAGCATAAACAAGTAAAAATGAAAAACCTGATCCAGTCCATAATTTACATTCCGGGACTTATTTCTATATCAGCAGCAGCTCTGATCTGGCTACTGATCTTTAATAAACAGCTCGGTATTACGGGGAACTTATTTGGTTCCGATGTTGCATGGCCTGCTACTCAGCCTTATGCCTGGATTATTATCTTCGTGATTACAGTCTGGGGCGGTGTTGGCGGTAATATGATTATCTACCGCGCTTCCATCAGTGGAGTATCGCAAGATTTGTATGAATCTGCAGAACTTGATGGGGCAGGACCTGTCCGGAGATTTGCCAGCATTACCTTGCCTTCCATCCGTTTCCCGTTAATCTATACTTTCGTTATGACTACCGGGGGTGCCTTTAACGTATTTGGACAGCCGTTAATGATGACAGACGGCGGACCGCGCCAAAGCACCCATGTGCTCATGATGTATATCCGTCAGTTGGCGTTTGGTAACGGAGAATCCATTGCCGGTATGGCATCTGCTATGGCAGTACTGCTCGGACTCGTTATCTTAGTAATCTCGGCCCTGCAATATTATGTGATGAACAGAAACGCTGCTTAA
- a CDS encoding helix-turn-helix domain-containing protein: MTTSTAGKVQGKQLLDSSVVKLKEVLKVSASNKWSTSDINPHSSHLLMVAEGQGCLRGRNCSLPVDGTCIYSCMNEEKLMMECIGSNKVNLTIISYDVYQQVHPNQHLLRSEVPPVGHLLDLSNHEVNWFTGICNSIYGHWHSGEALGRYRSQLLFQEALYWIAKSRDQTRADTDSALQFTKDYIDQHYTENLPLDKLCRMAGLSLKYYSELFKKHYAVSVTEYIAAVRMEHAKRLMMDPELKLREIAHLVGYPDEFYFSRKFKKLMGTSPSAYRASH, encoded by the coding sequence ATGACAACTTCAACAGCAGGCAAGGTACAAGGCAAGCAACTCTTGGATAGCTCTGTTGTTAAGCTGAAAGAAGTTCTTAAAGTAAGTGCAAGTAACAAGTGGAGTACTTCTGATATAAATCCTCATTCTTCTCATCTGCTGATGGTTGCTGAGGGACAGGGGTGTTTAAGAGGGAGGAATTGTTCTCTTCCCGTTGATGGTACCTGCATCTATTCGTGTATGAATGAGGAGAAGCTGATGATGGAGTGTATAGGAAGCAACAAAGTGAACCTTACCATAATTAGCTATGATGTATATCAGCAAGTCCACCCGAATCAGCATCTTCTTCGATCAGAGGTACCGCCTGTGGGACACTTACTGGATCTATCGAATCATGAGGTCAACTGGTTTACCGGTATATGTAATTCAATTTATGGTCACTGGCACAGCGGGGAAGCACTCGGGAGATATCGCAGTCAGCTTCTTTTTCAGGAGGCTCTATACTGGATCGCGAAAAGCAGGGATCAGACCCGGGCAGACACTGATTCTGCACTACAGTTCACCAAAGATTACATTGATCAGCATTACACAGAAAACTTGCCGCTAGACAAACTTTGCCGAATGGCAGGACTCAGTTTGAAATACTACAGCGAGCTGTTCAAAAAGCATTACGCAGTCAGTGTAACAGAATACATAGCCGCCGTCCGTATGGAGCACGCCAAACGGCTTATGATGGACCCTGAGCTGAAGCTGAGGGAGATTGCACATCTTGTTGGATATCCGGATGAGTTTTATTTTAGCCGCAAGTTTAAAAAGTTGATGGGAACTTCCCCTTCTGCCTATCGGGCGAGTCATTAA
- a CDS encoding FecCD family ABC transporter permease yields the protein MKLNNSVSKDHNSSKLKIHARPVRAFLTLTIGLIAVILFMGISIAVGAADIQLSTVYESLVNFNPDVTQHTIIHELRIPRSIADVLIGAAFAVAGAVMQGMTRNPLADSGLLGINSGAIFMIAVALAFFPEMSYNGTMIFAFVGAFIATALVYGTSSLGKARVTPIRLVLAGAAVSALLTALSQGIAIHFRLSQDLAYWVAGGVAGIKMPQVLSILPWISFALIAAMLVSRSITLISLGDEVASGLGQKTGLIKIIGGIIVLVLAGAAVSVAGPIGFVGLVVPHLVRYIVGVDYRYIIPCSAVVGSLLMLLADIGARMINPPYETPISALFALVGVPFFLYISRKSGRGL from the coding sequence ATGAAATTGAATAATTCAGTCTCAAAAGATCATAATTCTTCAAAATTAAAAATACATGCCAGACCTGTCAGAGCTTTTTTGACTCTCACTATAGGTCTGATTGCTGTCATTCTATTCATGGGTATATCGATTGCTGTGGGTGCAGCGGATATTCAGCTTTCTACGGTTTATGAATCCCTTGTTAACTTCAATCCAGACGTAACCCAGCACACCATTATTCATGAGCTCAGAATTCCGCGTTCGATCGCTGATGTACTCATTGGCGCAGCCTTTGCAGTCGCCGGTGCAGTCATGCAAGGGATGACGAGAAACCCGCTTGCTGATTCAGGTCTTCTTGGTATTAATTCAGGTGCAATTTTCATGATTGCCGTCGCACTGGCCTTCTTCCCAGAAATGTCCTATAACGGTACGATGATCTTCGCCTTTGTTGGTGCCTTTATCGCAACCGCGCTTGTATATGGTACAAGTTCTCTAGGTAAAGCGAGAGTCACTCCGATTCGGCTCGTGCTTGCAGGTGCTGCAGTCTCTGCGCTGCTAACTGCGCTGAGCCAAGGGATTGCGATTCACTTTAGGCTGAGCCAAGATCTTGCTTATTGGGTCGCAGGGGGTGTCGCAGGCATTAAAATGCCTCAGGTGTTATCCATTCTTCCATGGATCTCCTTTGCACTGATTGCCGCCATGCTGGTCTCAAGGTCGATTACGCTGATTAGTCTGGGTGATGAAGTGGCATCCGGTCTTGGACAAAAAACGGGCCTAATTAAAATCATTGGCGGTATCATTGTGCTCGTCCTGGCTGGTGCAGCTGTGTCGGTTGCCGGACCGATTGGCTTTGTTGGACTTGTTGTTCCTCACCTTGTCCGTTACATCGTTGGGGTGGATTATCGTTATATTATTCCTTGCTCAGCCGTTGTCGGAAGCCTCTTGATGCTTCTTGCTGATATTGGTGCGAGGATGATTAATCCCCCTTACGAAACACCCATCAGCGCCCTTTTTGCGCTTGTCGGTGTTCCCTTTTTCCTGTATATCTCACGTAAATCAGGGAGGGGTCTCTAA
- a CDS encoding extracellular solute-binding protein: protein MRGLTSLLLAVVLITVLSGCGGNDKNTIVFWTPLTGDDGAYMDQLVKDYNATNPEIKVKHVITSDMYTKNSTVLNSGKGVPDLSIIHADRVPGYVKQGALEDMTNVMAAEPELKQENYLPQAWSTGTIDGTQYTVPLDIHSVVMYYNKDLLKKYDAESFLDDDVVTIDEMLSLQGKLDDGDFVVNDALLGWVILSQIQNLGGDIQEDGKPAVNTPVMKKAFEEVKRIADAGLMTPYGEDGYLMFQSGNVLFSTDGTWSSTAHAGVEGLNFGVTNVYSPTKDKFTNRSSSHLFAMLKNDERTDEKEAGIAKFLEFIRENSLEWAKAGQNVASKQVNESPEYQEYMQSFFTSNEKEIESLYIYTYEYYAYVAEAVDTYALELARGNVDIDETLKTMQKFVEDKIAEGTGGQ from the coding sequence ATGCGGGGTCTTACATCTTTACTTCTTGCTGTTGTGCTAATTACAGTTTTGTCCGGTTGTGGTGGGAATGATAAAAACACAATTGTATTTTGGACGCCACTAACGGGTGACGATGGTGCTTACATGGATCAGCTCGTTAAGGATTACAATGCGACTAATCCTGAAATAAAGGTTAAGCATGTAATTACGTCAGATATGTATACGAAGAACTCTACCGTACTAAACTCCGGTAAAGGGGTTCCCGATCTATCTATTATCCATGCTGACCGTGTTCCAGGGTATGTTAAACAAGGTGCTTTAGAAGATATGACAAATGTGATGGCTGCTGAGCCTGAACTTAAACAAGAAAATTATCTTCCTCAAGCCTGGTCAACAGGAACGATTGATGGCACTCAGTATACAGTTCCTTTGGACATTCATAGTGTGGTTATGTATTACAACAAAGATTTGCTTAAGAAATACGATGCTGAATCTTTCCTTGATGATGACGTCGTAACTATTGATGAGATGCTTTCCTTGCAAGGTAAATTGGATGATGGTGACTTTGTAGTAAATGATGCCTTGCTCGGCTGGGTTATCCTATCTCAAATTCAGAATCTCGGCGGAGACATCCAAGAAGATGGTAAACCTGCAGTGAATACACCTGTTATGAAAAAAGCTTTTGAAGAAGTGAAGAGAATTGCGGACGCTGGCTTGATGACACCTTATGGTGAAGACGGCTACCTGATGTTCCAATCTGGTAACGTTCTATTCTCTACAGATGGAACTTGGAGTTCCACAGCTCATGCTGGTGTTGAGGGATTGAACTTTGGTGTAACAAATGTGTACTCTCCAACTAAAGATAAATTCACAAACAGATCTTCTTCTCACTTGTTCGCTATGCTGAAAAACGATGAGAGAACAGATGAGAAAGAAGCGGGAATTGCGAAATTCCTTGAATTTATCCGTGAGAATTCCCTTGAATGGGCAAAAGCTGGACAAAACGTAGCAAGTAAGCAAGTTAACGAAAGCCCTGAGTACCAAGAATATATGCAGTCCTTCTTTACTTCTAATGAGAAAGAGATTGAATCTTTGTACATCTACACATATGAATACTATGCATACGTTGCTGAAGCGGTAGATACTTATGCACTTGAGCTGGCTCGCGGTAATGTGGACATTGATGAAACACTAAAAACAATGCAAAAATTTGTAGAAGATAAAATTGCAGAAGGTACAGGCGGACAGTAA
- a CDS encoding carbohydrate ABC transporter permease, whose product MSNPLVNQIDQPLKRNTRGKKKPSDNSVSKYAAYTFLILLCLIWIIPVVFGISTSFRSQTEVVSSGFRLLPKDWTIDNYIATLTNTSTAPILRWLWNSLFIATTHTLLVVVIISLTGYGYSRMKFKGRDTLFFTLLGISFFPGVVNLIPSYKIIDAFGWVNTAWAMIIPGLAGMGNIFLVRQFMNGLPKDLDESARVDGASDFRIYLSIIVPLVKPILIVCALFSFTGSWNDFLWPVIVYTDVEKMPVTAGLLLLQDIYGNYRMIGQLMGSAILAIIPTLLLFLFAQKYFVQSINLNSGIKG is encoded by the coding sequence ATGTCAAATCCGTTAGTGAATCAGATTGATCAGCCCTTGAAAAGGAATACTCGAGGGAAAAAGAAACCTTCCGATAATAGCGTATCTAAATACGCAGCTTATACTTTCTTAATATTACTTTGCCTGATTTGGATCATCCCTGTCGTCTTCGGGATTTCCACATCTTTTAGATCTCAAACTGAAGTCGTATCTTCCGGTTTTAGATTGTTGCCTAAAGATTGGACGATTGACAATTATATTGCAACTTTAACGAATACGTCTACAGCCCCTATTCTACGGTGGCTATGGAACTCCCTGTTTATCGCAACGACACATACACTGCTCGTTGTTGTCATTATTTCATTAACAGGTTACGGGTATTCCCGTATGAAATTTAAAGGAAGAGATACTTTATTTTTTACACTACTTGGGATTTCTTTCTTTCCAGGTGTCGTCAATCTTATTCCTTCTTACAAAATTATTGATGCATTCGGTTGGGTAAATACAGCTTGGGCTATGATTATTCCTGGTTTAGCAGGGATGGGGAATATATTCCTCGTGAGACAGTTCATGAATGGACTTCCCAAAGATCTAGACGAATCGGCTCGTGTCGATGGGGCATCTGATTTTAGAATCTATTTATCTATTATCGTTCCACTGGTTAAACCCATCTTAATTGTGTGCGCGCTCTTCTCTTTCACCGGATCATGGAATGACTTCCTCTGGCCGGTTATCGTGTATACGGATGTTGAGAAAATGCCGGTTACAGCAGGACTTCTTTTATTACAAGATATTTATGGAAACTACCGTATGATCGGACAATTGATGGGATCTGCCATTCTTGCTATTATCCCTACTTTGCTACTGTTCTTATTTGCACAGAAGTATTTTGTTCAATCCATTAACCTGAATTCCGGTATTAAAGGTTAG